The sequence below is a genomic window from Streptosporangium lutulentum.
TGGAAACCGTCGCAACGAGGCCAATGACGCCGGCGGCACCACCCGGTACCCTGTTACGACGACCGCACGGGTTATCCGACAGTGACCGGGCACCTCCGCACCACGGGAAGATCGCTCGCCGGACGACCGGTGTCGCCACGCGAATCACAGCCGGACGCCTTGACCCCACCGGAAGGCCACCTGCCGGTCGCGCACCGGCGACCATGATCGCCATCCCGCCCGAGCGCTCCCCGACGATCAAATCGTTTTATACCTAAAAGCGGTGGCTGGACCTGCCGGGCCAAAAGTACCGGCACCTTACTGGCGCCCACGTGGTTGTTACGTTTTAATCTGTGCACATGAGTTCGGTGAGCATCAAGGAAGTCGCGGCACGGGCCGGAGTCTCCCCCGGCACGGTGTCCAACGTGCTCAACCGCCCCGAGAAAGTCGCCGAATCCACACGCCTCCGGGTCGAGGAGGCCGTACGCGCCCTCGGGTTCGTCCGGCACGGCTCGGCCTCCAGCCTGCGGGCCGGCCACAGCCGCACGGTCGGCCTGTCGGTCATCGACATCGGCAACCCGTTCTTCACCGACGTGGCGGCGGGCGTGGAGGAGGTGGCCAGCGAGCTCGGATACGCGGTGATCCTGGGCAACTCCTCGGGAGACCGGCTCAAGGAGGAGCGCAACCTCCTGGTCTTCGCCGAACAGCGCGTCCGCGGGGTGCTCATCACCCCGGCGGGAGCGAACCTCGACAAGCTCAACCAGCTCAAGGACCGCGGCATCAGCGTGGTCCTGGTGGATCACCCGGCGGAGCGGGCCGACCAGTGCTCGGTCGCGGTCAACGACGTCACCGGTGGCTCCCTGGCCGTCTCCCACCTGCTGGCCTCCGGGGCCGACCGCATCACCTACGTCACCGGCCCCCTCACGATCCGCCAGTGCGCCGACCGGCTGATCGGCGCCGAACGGGCGCTGGCCGCGGCGGGTCACGACCCCGGGGAGACGTTGGAAGAGCTCCCGATGAGCGCGATGAACGCCAGGTCCGGGCAGCAGGCGGCCGAGAAGCTGATCGCCGAGGGACGGCTGCCGGACGCCGTGTTCTGCGCCAACGACTTACTGGCCCTCGGCATGCTGCGCGGGCTGCTCCAGGCGGGCGTCCGGGTCCCCCAGGACATCGCCCTCATCGGCTACGACGACATCGACTTCGCCTCGGCCTCGGCGGTCTCGCTCAGCTCGATCCGGCAGCCGACCCATCGGCTCG
It includes:
- a CDS encoding LacI family DNA-binding transcriptional regulator, with translation MSSVSIKEVAARAGVSPGTVSNVLNRPEKVAESTRLRVEEAVRALGFVRHGSASSLRAGHSRTVGLSVIDIGNPFFTDVAAGVEEVASELGYAVILGNSSGDRLKEERNLLVFAEQRVRGVLITPAGANLDKLNQLKDRGISVVLVDHPAERADQCSVAVNDVTGGSLAVSHLLASGADRITYVTGPLTIRQCADRLIGAERALAAAGHDPGETLEELPMSAMNARSGQQAAEKLIAEGRLPDAVFCANDLLALGMLRGLLQAGVRVPQDIALIGYDDIDFASASAVSLSSIRQPTHRLGRVATELLLDECDNPESHAHQQIMFQPELIIRESTR